A genomic segment from Ramlibacter agri encodes:
- a CDS encoding DUF2783 domain-containing protein has product MKTTLNLQDADGFYEQLLDAHHELTPQQSELLNARLIMLLANQVGDAKVLKECVEAARQFP; this is encoded by the coding sequence ATGAAGACCACGCTGAACCTGCAAGACGCCGACGGCTTCTACGAGCAGCTGCTGGACGCCCACCACGAGCTCACGCCCCAGCAGTCCGAACTGCTGAACGCGCGGCTCATCATGCTGCTGGCCAACCAGGTCGGCGATGCCAAGGTGCTCAAGGAGTGCGTGGAGGCCGCCCGGCAATTTCCCTGA